A single Anopheles arabiensis isolate DONGOLA chromosome 2, AaraD3, whole genome shotgun sequence DNA region contains:
- the LOC120898407 gene encoding uncharacterized protein LOC120898407 → MRAGLIVVALMALTANVGVKEVAGQNIILDAIMRRILENLRDLMRTGNPETGMPVLAPYHNPDLFINASFGGLLEFDARFTPMNIIGLDTFVGRLQVDLATLRFPFEFRFAEISANGFYDANGRLWGLIPIFGIGDFSVRPRDVVATGFATITDNGQGFLKLSDFSISLQIGSLESNIQGLLLGGDLSDLLNAVIQDIVPSVLRNFPDGMTNLLNALVVPIANRFLATRTMEDLMGLLFP, encoded by the exons atgcGTGCTGGATTGATTGTGGTAGCCTTGATGGCTCTGACGGCCAACGTCGGGGTGAAGG AGGTCGCTGGACAGAACATCATTCTGGATGCGATCATGCGACGCATTCTGGAGAACTTGCGTGACCTGATGCGCACCGGAAACCCGGAAACCGGCATGCCTGTACTTGCACCTTACCATAATCCGGACCTGTTCATCAATGCCTCGTTCGGTGGTTTGCTTGA GTTCGACGCACGCTTCACTCCAATGAACATTATCGGACTGGACACGTTCGTGGGACGGCTGCAGGTCGATCTGGCGACGCTTCGCTTCCCGTTCGAGTTCCGTTTTGCTGAGATCAGTGCCAATGGCTTCTACGATGCCAATGGCCGCCTGTGGGGTTTGATCCCGATCTTCGGTATCGGCGATTTCTCCGTGCGCCCGCGCGATGTCGTAGCGACCGGCTTTGCCACCATCACCGACAATGGGCAGGGCTTCCTGAAGCTGTCCGACTTTTCGATCAGTCTGCAGATCGGTTCGCTCGAGAGCAACATTCAGGGACTGCTGCTCGGCGGTGACCTCTCGGATCTGCTGAACGCCGTCATTCAGGACATTGTACCGTCGGTGCTGCGTAACTTCCCCGACGGCATGACCAACCTGCTGAACGCGCTGGTCGTACCGATCGCAAACCGCTTCCTGGCCACCCGCACCATGGAGGACCTGATGGGTTTGCTGTTCCCGTAA